One window of Cellulomonas shaoxiangyii genomic DNA carries:
- a CDS encoding xylulokinase produces MTLVAGVDSSTQSCKVVVRDAETGALVRQGRASHPDGTEVAPAAWWDALQEAVAQAGGLDDVAAVAVGGQQHGMVALDADGEVVRDALLWNDTRSAGAARDLIAELGDGDVVAGAQAWASAIGSVPVASLTVTKLRWLRDAEPENAARVAAVALPHDWLTWKLAGGLAGAGWEGLVTDRSDASGTGYWSPFTEDYRLDLLERALGSVPRLPRVLGPREAGPRLAGGGAVLAPGAGDNAGAALALGLQPGDVAVSIGTSGVVSAVAKAPTADGSGLVTGFADATGAYLPLACTLNASRVLDAARRILGVDHAGLSALALSAPAGADGLVHVPYLEGERTPNKPDATGALHGMRLTNTTPAHLARAAVEGMLCSLADGIDALRDVGVPVERLFLIGGGAQSEAVRRIAPTVLGLDVHVPTPGEYVADGAARQAAWVLSGTDAAPAWSAATDAEVVRAPAEPHVRAQYAAARELTVDRAS; encoded by the coding sequence ATGACGCTCGTGGCAGGTGTGGACTCGTCCACGCAGTCGTGCAAGGTGGTGGTGCGCGACGCAGAGACCGGCGCGCTCGTGCGGCAGGGTCGTGCGTCGCACCCCGACGGCACCGAGGTCGCACCCGCGGCCTGGTGGGACGCGCTGCAGGAGGCCGTCGCGCAGGCCGGCGGCCTCGACGACGTGGCCGCGGTGGCCGTCGGCGGCCAGCAGCACGGCATGGTGGCGCTCGACGCGGACGGCGAGGTCGTCCGCGACGCGCTGCTGTGGAACGACACCCGGTCGGCGGGTGCGGCCCGCGACCTGATCGCCGAGCTCGGCGACGGCGACGTCGTGGCCGGCGCGCAGGCGTGGGCGTCGGCGATCGGGTCGGTGCCCGTCGCGTCCCTCACCGTCACGAAGCTGCGGTGGCTGCGCGACGCCGAGCCCGAGAACGCGGCCCGCGTCGCGGCCGTCGCGCTCCCCCACGACTGGCTGACGTGGAAGCTCGCCGGCGGCCTCGCCGGGGCGGGCTGGGAGGGCCTCGTCACCGACCGGTCCGACGCGTCGGGCACGGGCTACTGGTCCCCGTTCACCGAGGACTACCGCCTCGACCTGCTCGAGCGCGCCCTCGGCTCCGTGCCGCGCCTGCCGCGCGTGCTCGGCCCGCGGGAGGCGGGCCCGCGGCTGGCCGGCGGCGGAGCGGTGCTCGCCCCGGGCGCCGGCGACAACGCGGGCGCCGCGCTCGCGCTGGGTCTGCAGCCCGGCGACGTGGCGGTGTCGATCGGCACGTCCGGTGTCGTGTCCGCCGTGGCGAAGGCCCCGACGGCGGACGGCTCCGGCCTCGTCACCGGCTTCGCCGACGCGACCGGTGCGTACCTGCCGCTCGCGTGCACGCTCAACGCGTCGCGCGTCCTCGACGCGGCCCGGCGCATCCTCGGCGTCGACCACGCCGGGCTGTCCGCGCTCGCGCTGTCGGCGCCCGCCGGCGCCGACGGCCTCGTGCACGTCCCGTACCTCGAGGGCGAGCGCACGCCGAACAAGCCCGACGCGACCGGCGCCCTGCACGGCATGCGCCTGACGAACACCACGCCCGCGCACCTCGCCCGCGCCGCGGTCGAGGGCATGCTCTGCTCGCTGGCCGACGGCATCGACGCCCTGCGCGACGTCGGCGTGCCCGTCGAGCGGCTGTTCCTCATCGGCGGCGGGGCGCAGTCCGAGGCGGTCCGCCGGATCGCACCGACGGTCCTCGGGCTCGACGTGCACGTGCCGACGCCCGGCGAGTACGTCGCCGACGGCGCCGCACGGCAGGCGGCGTGGGTGCTCTCCGGCACGGACGCCGCACCCGCGTGGTCGGCGGCCACGGACGCCGAGGTCGTCCGCGCCCCCGCCGAGCCGCACGTGCGGGCGCAGTACGCGGCCGCGCGCGAGCTCACGGTCGACCGCGCGTCCTGA
- a CDS encoding histone-like nucleoid-structuring protein Lsr2, with protein MAQKVQVLLVDDVDGGTADETVTFGLDGVTYEIDLTTENAAKLRDALGTWVGHARRVGGRSSSGRSSGRSSSAGSSSSRAARANEAQEIREWAKSNGYQVSERGRISAEVKQAYDDAH; from the coding sequence ATGGCGCAGAAGGTTCAGGTCCTGCTCGTCGACGACGTCGACGGCGGCACGGCCGACGAGACCGTCACGTTCGGGCTCGACGGCGTGACCTACGAGATCGACCTGACGACCGAGAACGCCGCCAAGCTCCGCGACGCCCTCGGCACGTGGGTCGGTCACGCGCGCCGCGTGGGCGGACGCTCCTCCTCCGGCCGCTCGTCGGGCCGCTCGTCCTCCGCCGGCTCGTCCTCCTCGCGCGCGGCGCGGGCGAACGAGGCGCAGGAGATCCGCGAGTGGGCCAAGTCGAACGGCTACCAGGTCTCCGAGCGCGGCCGCATCTCGGCCGAGGTGAAGCAGGCGTACGACGACGCGCACTGA
- the lysS gene encoding lysine--tRNA ligase, whose amino-acid sequence MTATPTVPADDVPEQIQVRRAKRERLLAAGVAPYPVGVPRTHTIEGVRAAHPDLEPGTETDDVVGLAGRVVFLRVTGRLAFATLQDGAGNRLQAMLSEKEVGAEALAAFKADVDLGDHVFVHGRVVASRRGELSVMADEWRMAAKAIRPLPNLYDGAELSEEARVRQRYVDLIVRPAARDMVRLRAAVVRSVRENFWRRGYLEVETPMLQVRPEGAAARQFETHMNAFDIDLYLRIAPELFLKRAAVGGVEKVFEINRNFRNEGVDATHSPEFAMLEAYEAYGDYDTMAALTRDLVQTAAQDALGTTVVTLADGSAYDLGGDWTELTMYGSLSEALGEEITHDTSDEHLSELLEKAEIELAPARRNHGKMVEELWEHHVGSTLWAPTFVRDFPVETSPLTRDHRTERGLVEKWDLYVRGMELATAYSELVDPVVQRERFEAQALLAARGDDEAMRVDEDFLAAMEHAMPPSGGMGMGIDRLLIAMTGHGIRDTILFPLVKPQA is encoded by the coding sequence GTGACCGCCACGCCCACGGTGCCCGCCGACGACGTCCCCGAGCAGATCCAGGTCCGCCGCGCCAAGCGCGAGCGGCTCCTGGCGGCGGGCGTCGCGCCGTACCCGGTCGGGGTGCCGCGCACGCACACGATCGAGGGCGTCCGCGCCGCGCACCCGGACCTCGAGCCGGGCACCGAGACGGACGACGTCGTGGGCCTCGCAGGCCGCGTCGTGTTCCTGCGCGTCACCGGCCGCCTCGCGTTCGCGACGCTGCAGGACGGGGCGGGCAACCGCCTCCAGGCGATGCTCAGCGAGAAGGAGGTCGGCGCGGAGGCGCTGGCCGCGTTCAAGGCGGACGTCGACCTCGGGGACCACGTGTTCGTGCACGGCCGTGTGGTTGCGTCCCGCCGCGGCGAGCTCAGCGTCATGGCGGACGAGTGGCGCATGGCCGCGAAGGCGATCCGGCCCCTGCCCAACCTCTACGACGGTGCCGAGCTGTCGGAGGAGGCCCGCGTGCGGCAGCGGTATGTCGACCTGATCGTGCGGCCGGCTGCGCGGGACATGGTGCGGCTGCGGGCCGCGGTCGTGCGTTCCGTGCGCGAGAACTTCTGGCGCCGCGGCTATCTCGAGGTCGAGACCCCCATGCTGCAGGTGCGCCCCGAGGGTGCCGCGGCGCGCCAGTTCGAGACGCACATGAACGCGTTCGACATCGACCTGTACCTGCGGATCGCACCCGAGCTGTTCCTCAAGCGCGCGGCGGTCGGCGGCGTCGAGAAGGTCTTCGAGATCAACCGCAACTTCCGCAACGAGGGCGTCGACGCGACGCATTCCCCGGAGTTCGCCATGCTCGAGGCCTACGAGGCCTACGGCGACTACGACACGATGGCGGCGCTCACCCGCGACCTCGTGCAGACGGCCGCGCAGGACGCGCTCGGGACCACCGTGGTGACGCTCGCCGACGGGTCCGCGTACGACCTCGGGGGCGACTGGACGGAGCTGACGATGTACGGCTCGCTGTCCGAGGCGCTCGGCGAGGAGATCACGCACGACACGTCGGACGAGCACCTCTCGGAGCTGCTGGAGAAGGCCGAGATCGAGCTCGCGCCCGCCCGCCGCAATCACGGCAAGATGGTCGAGGAGCTGTGGGAGCACCACGTCGGCTCGACGCTGTGGGCGCCGACGTTCGTGCGCGACTTCCCCGTCGAGACGTCCCCGCTCACGCGCGACCACCGCACCGAGCGCGGCCTGGTCGAGAAGTGGGACCTGTACGTGCGCGGCATGGAGCTCGCCACGGCGTACTCCGAGCTCGTGGACCCCGTGGTCCAGCGGGAGCGCTTCGAGGCGCAGGCGCTGCTGGCCGCGCGCGGCGACGACGAGGCGATGCGCGTCGACGAGGACTTCCTGGCCGCGATGGAGCACGCCATGCCGCCGTCCGGCGGCATGGGCATGGGCATCGACCGGCTGCTCATCGCCATGACAGGTCACGGCATCCGTGACACGATCCTTTTCCCGCTCGTGAAGCCGCAGGCGTGA
- the nadC gene encoding carboxylating nicotinate-nucleotide diphosphorylase, with the protein MTTPTDPRLPGDPGPDAVAVARVVAAALDEDLGAAPGRDVTTQATVDAAARGTADLAARADGVVAGLVVVPDVLAQVADRLRLPRPTVTWLVPDGTAVRAGDVVARLDGPVQVLLVAERTLLNLVSRASGVATHTRRWADALTGTGAQVLDTRKTTPGLRALEKYAVRCGGGTNKRMGLHDVAMVKDNHVVAAGSVAGAVAAVRAAFPDVAVQVEVDRPEQADEALDAGADFLLLDNMDDATLRDTVARVRARAAATGHVDLEATGNLTLDRAAAVAATGVDFLSVGALTHSSPILDVALDLHAGA; encoded by the coding sequence GACGCCGTGGCGGTGGCCCGCGTCGTGGCCGCCGCCCTCGACGAGGACCTGGGCGCCGCGCCGGGGCGCGACGTGACGACGCAGGCGACGGTCGACGCGGCGGCGCGGGGGACCGCGGACCTGGCGGCCCGTGCCGACGGCGTGGTCGCCGGCCTCGTCGTCGTGCCGGACGTGCTCGCGCAGGTGGCGGACCGCCTCCGCCTGCCCCGCCCGACGGTCACCTGGCTCGTCCCGGACGGCACCGCGGTGCGCGCGGGCGACGTCGTCGCGCGCCTCGACGGCCCCGTGCAGGTGCTCCTCGTCGCCGAGCGGACGCTGCTCAACCTCGTGAGCCGGGCGTCCGGCGTGGCGACCCACACGCGGCGCTGGGCGGACGCGCTGACGGGCACGGGCGCGCAGGTGCTCGACACGCGCAAGACGACGCCCGGGCTGCGCGCCCTCGAGAAGTACGCCGTGCGCTGCGGCGGCGGCACCAACAAGCGCATGGGCCTGCACGACGTCGCGATGGTCAAGGACAACCACGTGGTGGCCGCCGGGTCGGTCGCGGGCGCCGTCGCGGCGGTGCGGGCCGCGTTCCCCGACGTCGCGGTGCAGGTGGAGGTCGACCGGCCGGAGCAGGCCGACGAGGCCCTCGACGCCGGTGCGGACTTCCTGCTGCTCGACAACATGGACGACGCGACGCTGCGCGACACGGTCGCCCGGGTCCGGGCGCGCGCGGCGGCCACCGGCCACGTCGACCTCGAGGCGACGGGCAACCTCACGCTCGACCGCGCGGCCGCGGTCGCCGCGACGGGCGTCGACTTCCTCTCCGTCGGCGCGCTCACCCACTCGTCGCCGATCCTGGACGTGGCGCTGGACCTGCACGCCGGCGCCTGA